The stretch of DNA CAACATGTGTGTGAATGggttaattaatttattatattgtGGCAATACATTTTAGTATGAGTTAATATTCCATACTGTATTGTACAGAATAatgtttacacacacataatcacaaacacaaaaaaagtaaatatatgtACATACAATACTATCTATTCTGTACTATGTGGGACGACTAGAATGTGAATAGGGCAAATAATGCATAATTAAGCTCTAGGTTTCTGACATGCACAGCAAAGTGTGCACTGGACTGAGCAGAAAGTGAAGGTTTGCTTGTCATTGCTGGTCACATGATTTCTACATTAAGCTTCCAATAGAGGATTCATCTGGCATGCCCATTGTTTGCTTGCTTGACACAAGCTCTGAAGCCTCAGTTCAAATGTCACATCATTAAAATGAACTCTGACCTGACTGGTGAGGAAACTGCGAATATGTTGGTATCCTGGTTCATGCAGGTTCTTTGCAACAATCTGTGCCCAGCGTAATTTCAGCTCAGCGTTGTTAGACCCAGTGATGTGTGAGTAAAACTCCTCCAGCTTCTTTATGTTACCTGGTGATAAAAAgtattgtatattttttctttataaaaagaCACAACTTTTCCTATAAACGTACAACTGGTACCATCTGGAAGAGGGGACTTTTCAAGGATCTTGTCCAAGAAGTGTACAGTTTGGTAGGTCTTCCATGATTTGATATCGATTTGGCTGATGGCTTCCAAGTCCAGGATCTGGTTAACCCACAATTCAGCTAACTGCTCTGCTGGTTTCATCAGGTGCTGACCAGCAGAGAGATCGGGACAATATGGAGGCCAACCAGGCACATTGAGCCAGCGGTCAAAATCCAAACCTGAACAGAAAAAAAGCTGATGACTAATGCTGTGTAAAGACTTACTGAACAAACAGTACCAATTCCATCTCAAATCagtgattttaacaaaaaaaatattaattgtaattttttacaCCCTCAATTTTGTGGACGTTCTTCTCTTTGAGATCTGGGAAATATTCCAGGTAGAACTCCAAAGCATCTTCTGCCATCACACTTTGATACTTGAACTTTTCCACATAAGCCTTAAAAAGACACAGTTGTTGATTTATTGAAGTGTACAGTGCCTGATGCAAtctttgtatttaaatacatgaaAGATACAAACTTTATTCTAAAGTTGTACTAAGATAATGCATTTTAACCTTAAGGAATGCATCAAAGCATGCTTGATCTCCTGTTAGATGGGCCAGGTAGGACACAAAGCAGAATCCCTTCTCATATGGTGTATCATTATATGTATCATCCGGATCAACACCTGTATAAGAAAAGACAGAACCTACTCTTtacaaatgatttaaaaataatatgcaGTTAttgtatatatactgtataaatgtgagtgtacatttacattaattttatatacattGGCACACATCatttactgattttttttattgacattaaaaatgtatatcaaATTAGAGAATGATAACTACTGGTGATCTACCTGGTTCGATCTTAACACGTAGTTTGTTGAGAGGGTGATCCTCTCCTGTGTTGTCCATGTGTTCACGCAGAAGGGCTTTACCAATCACTGCTTCCAGACAAGTATAAGCCTCTCCTGAGCATAAAATGAGCTGCATTTATTAATATACTCAAAAACAAGCAATTCACCTCCATTGTGTGCAGTGCTGTATTACTTACTATCTATATGCATCAATGAATGACTTTTAGCATACCGTAAAGTTCCCTGCAAACTCTGCGTTGAGCGTACATAGTGAAGCCCTCATTCAGCCAAAATTCACCCCAGGTGGCGTTGGTGACCAGGTTTCCAAACCAGCTATGACAGATCTCATGAACAATCACATCTGCGAGAGAGCGATCCCCAGCCAACAGACAAGGTGTGACGAATGTCAAACAGGGGTTCTCCATCCCACCAAAAGGGAACGATGGAGGCATGAACAAAACGTCATACCTACACAGTTACACAGGGCATATAATTGCAGTATAGGAAAGCATAGCATTGTATATATTACACTACATCAAAACTCTACCTTCCCCAGATGTAGGGTCCAAACAGTTTTTCTCCCACACACAGGAACTCTTCGATCACATTATCAAACTCTTGCTTGGCTTCCTGCAGTAAACACGGCTCTGTCCAAACGCGAGTCCTTATGATAGAAAAAACATCAGGAAAGATATCAATCTTGCTGCAAACTTTTTTGTTGATTAAATGTTATGTCTTTGCCAGGCTTTGTGCTCTGTAAACAGTAGAAAACATATGATAACATAACTTTTCAGCCAGTCAGTGGCAAAATCAGATGGAAACCAAATAAGCCATCTTTAATTGAGGAGCTCACATGACATGCAAGAGCTACTAacaccacctctgtcaaaaatgagataataatattaactgaatgctctcggcacgtatTATATGCAATGTTGGGGGTaatgcattacgtaataatattacttctctaaagtaacgagtaaagtaacgcattactttttaaatgtacatattaatatttgagttacttttttaaataagtaaTGTTACTtttcaaattaattaaatctattaaaaagataatgtactaaattaaactgaacatagtCATGTAGAATTACGCATTCTATGCGTGCGGACCTGAGCAGGAACAGTTtaagtcagaaacggagatggcaggccagagcttgacatttttgcgatggaaTGGGGGCTGATTAATCGctactaatcgtttgcagaataaaagtttttgtttacatcatatatgtatgtgtactgtgtataataattatgtataaatacacacacacacatccatgtataatttaagaaaaaatatattaaatattgtagattcaatatttatatataatataaattatatataaatataaaaaaggtGTATATACACATCTACATACTTTTTAAATATCTaggtgtgcgtgtgtgtgtttatttatacataattattatacacagtacatatacatgtatgatgtaaacaaaatttgtgaatgcagaacttctcaggcataaaaaacacctgcaaggcctgaaagagatcaagcctcagcaaAGTAACAAAAAGTAATGCaaagtattactttccatgaaaagtaactaagtaatgcaattagttacttttttggggagtaacttaacattgtaatgcattacttttaaaagtaactttccccaacactgattatatgttcattaaatgcttttgcttcaaaattgtccattaagagtctgacaaaaaatgctcatttaaaagaaaacatgtcagacacacgtcagagggttttgcatctgagctctacAATTTTTAAAGGCACCAATCATTGCACACTAGAATTGTGTTTAGACTGAAAATATGAGTTTTCACAACACATAGgctcttattttttattaagcGATTCAAAGAAAGGTGTTACCTGGGTCcaacctcagcagactgcaAGTCCCCTACTGCCAGTGCTACAAGATAGGCAGGAATGGGATGATCCATTGTGAACAAGAAAGTGCTGTCTGCTTTTCTATGCTCCCATTTATTAGCACTCATAACTGCTGTGAACCCATCAGGCACCTGATAAAGAGAATAGAGACCATCAAAATAAAAAGATACTGTCTATAGGTTTGTTTTAGATCTAATTTAgaccaaaaaacaaaaatcttCTTTCATTCTTCGTATGCTTTTTTTATTAAGGGCCCTGTATTTGAGTAAACCAACAGCTAACACCCTTATGAAGTGAAAGATcgacataaaacaaaataaaaaattgaatatttattcagtttctttattgtaaaaattaaaaaataggTGCAGTTCATTTCAAAGAAAAACTTGTTTAAGTCTTGACTTGTTTAAAAAGCAGTTTGTATCTCTGATTATATTAACCAGAGTGGCCTCACCTTAACAGCAGCTGAATAGGTGCTCTTGACTGCTGGGGTATCAAAGCAAGGAAAGAAGGAACGGTTGAGCACAGCCTGGCCTTGTGTAAAAACATAAGGCTTGAGTTTCCCTGCAGTCTGCTCAGGTTCCAGCCAACACACCTATGAGAAGATACATGGGTTGATGGCCGAAgtactcgattaaaaaaattctcaatCCTCAAAATATTCGACAAAATGGTGGAGATAGGCAAGTTAAGACAAGGGTTCATACAATAATTATTAATGATCATCACCCTGAGAAATGTAAAGAATGAATGAGAGAACAAGTCTAGGAAAAAGAAAGGATTGTTCCTAGATTTGGTTTGAATCAACCTGCAAAGAACTGTATGTATGAAATATGCTTACCCCAGGTCCTTTAGAAGCTGTATATTTGATTGTAACTTGAAATTTGTCCTGAAAGTTAAAAGATGTGGGAAATTTCACTATCAATGTGGTGCCATAACTGGTAAACTCCCGAATGAGAAATTTTGCTCTGGTCCAGTTTTGTTCATCACGAGTGAATGAGATCTCTTGAGGCGACAAAGTTGGATGAATATCTAGTCGCAACTTACTTTGACCATCCTGAATGCATTGCAGTTGTATAGTTTCAGTGCCTATTATAACTTTCTGCTTAAAATCCACTTGAAGATCAAGATGAAAGTGTTGAATTTTAAACTGGCGGTAACTAGACGAGGTAGCAACGTCTTCGGCATTGTCTGAACGCAGTGTTAGTGTTTTATCCATTGTAAATCAGATAGTAATAATAAAACTTGCAAGCAGAAATGGTAAACGGCGATAGTCTGTCGAATGACAAGTAAAAACTCAAAACAATGCAAGTACGTGACACAAAAGAGACAAacaatatgtatatatttagcTTTGGTAAACAGTGAGCAGGTTTTACTTGTTTCTCCCAACAATTAATCTTTTTACAGAGCCATCAGTATTTACCATTTTCTTTCCAAGATGATATCAATATATAACAATAAAGACAAACCTAAACATAAAAATGTCATCAGAtatgtacttttttaaattttatttaccCTAATATTAACACCAGGAAACAAATTCACATAAACCCTTtagttttaaaaaagtaaaaaaaggtTTACAAATACAGAGAAACAATTTTTAAAACTGTCTGgaagtttgatttaatttacTGATTACAATCTtggacatgaccttactcagtcaatattaaagatatcaaggttcaaaaaaaggttctttaaaaatatgtagGATGAgttgaaaacagtaaatcacaagtTTTCAAAGACATGGTCACATAATGTTGTGACTcattaatgataaaacattcaCAGCCAATTAAAATCCACTGTAATTTGAAGGGCGTGCACCTTAAACTTGTAAACTTAAAAAACAAATCTATGGTGTGAACAGGCCTTTAGTATCAAATGTGATTTTAGCATATACAAACTTTTCCAAAAATtcctaaaaacataaaaaattataatagaAATTTAAGTCttactttatattttaaaaattgtcCTGCACAGCGTAAATAATGCAGTTATAATAGTAATCAAAAGTTAAAGCTTTTTCAAAATTAGCCCATTGCATACACTTGTTTCCCTAACGCTTTACAGATTCATTAGGCTCAAGCCAATATCTTTTTAACATAATTGCAAACATTGATGTGAAGCTGATTTGAAGTGGCTGAGAATATCTCCACAGCCAAAGCCTTCGTCTCCTCTGATCCATTCCAAAGGGCCCGATAAACAGGCAATGTGTATTTCTGCTTCCCCTGTACACACAACATGACATGATAATCAGAATTTATTACTCTAATCCAacctaatttataaaaaaaatttgtgtatTAATCCAGAGAGCTAAATAgatctaaatatatatttaatgaaGGTAAAATCTGACCTGACTAGTGAGAAAATTGCGAATATGTTGGTATCCTGGTTCATGCAGGTTCTTTGCAACAATCTGTGCCCAGCGTAATTTCAGCTCAGAGTTGTTAGACCCAGTGATGTGTGAGTAAAACTCCTCCAGCTTCTTTATGTTACCTGTTGGAAGTAATAGAAAAATTGTTTAGACTGCAGACACAAACATTTCTCCATAGACATAAGAAATTAAGAGTACCATCAGGAAGAGGTGACTTCTCAATGATCTTGTCCAAGAAGTAAAGAGTTTGGTAGGTCTTCCATGATTTGATATCGATTTGGTTGATGGCATCCAAGTCCAGGTTCTGGTTAACCCACAATTCAGCTAACTGCTCTGCTGGTTTCATCAGCTGCTGACCAGCAGAGAGATCGGGACAATATGGAGGCCAACCAGGCACATTGAGCCAGCTGTCAAAATCCAAACCTGGACAGTAGAAAGAAAAGCTGATGACAAAAGATCTGTAAAGATGCCCAAACAGCATCAATTATTTACAGTTTAGTGATTATTGCATAATATCACACCATCAGTTTTGTGGACGTTCTTCTCTTTAAGATCTGGGAAATATTCCAGGTAGAACTCCAAAGCATCTTCTGCCATCACACTTTGGTACTTGAACTTTTCCACATAAGCCTTAAAAAGATACAGTTGTTTAACTCAACTATAAAAAAGTCTGActaaatatttgtattaaatgcaatagacaTGAACTCTAGACTGTACTATTAATCATTCAAacgcacacacataaatatttttttaaataaccttgAGAAATGCATCAAAGCGGGCTTGATCTCCTGTGAGATGGGCCAGGTAGGACACAAAGCAGAAGCCTTTCTCATAGGGTGTTTCATTATACGTATCATCAGGATCAACACCTGCACAAATAAAAAGTCAGATGGCATAAACGCTTTACATTGCATGTAGAAGCTTTACATTACTTCTCAGTATTTAAACTCTTAGATTTAAAGCAACCTGTCTATAGAGGATTGTCAACACATACAAGTTCAGATTTACATCTAAAGAGCAACAATAGCTTTAATTTACAGTTATGCATTTGAAAGATGCCTTTATTAAAGTGACTTACCCTGCATTACAAGGTAAATATTTTATCAACATGTGTGTCCcttggggtttgaacccatgagctttgtgttgctaacacattgctctaccatttgagctacagaaacacttcatttttacttttatacaGACATgtattacaatttttttaatgcatttaccagacacttttatccaaagccatTTACAAGACAACAAAGTGATTCATCTTAGAGGGGCAATAACATGAGAAATGCTATACaaagttactttaaaaagtagcctttaaagttttaacttttatatatttacaatatacagtaaaaaaaaattaactactGGTGATCTACCTGGTTCAATCTTAACACGTAGTTTATTGAGAGGGTGATCCTCTCCTGTGTTGTCCATGTGTTGACGCAGAAGGGCTTTACCAGTTGCTGCCTCCAGACATGTATAAGCCTCTCCTAAGAATAAAATGAGctgcatttattaatgtacTCAAAAACAGGCCTGTCACAAAGAAAATTCACCACGCATTCCTCATTCATACACTATCTACCGTTTATACATTATCTATATAGCATACCGTAAAGTTCCCTGCAAATTCTGCGTTGAGCGTACATAGTGAAGCCCTCATTCAGCCAGAATTCACCCCAGGTGGCGTTGGTAACCAGATTTCCAAACCAGCTGTGACAGATCTCATGCACAATCACATTAGCCAGAGAGCGATCCCCGGCCAACAGACAAGGTGTGACGAATGTCAAACAGGGGTTCTCCATCCCACCAAAAGGGAACGATGGAGGCATGAACAGAACGTCATACCTACACAGTTACACCACACATAGGTTTAAAATTATAGTTGTTGTATAACAAATCCTTTATGGTAAAACTTTACCTCCCCCAGACGTAGGGTCCAAACAGTTTTTCTCCCACACACAGGAACTCTTCGATCACATTATCAAACTCTTGCTTGGCTGCTTGCAGTAAACACGGCTCTGTCCAAACACGAGTCCTTATGATAGAAAAAACATCAGAAAAGATATCCATCTTGCTGCAAACGTTTTTGTTGATTAAATGTTATGCCTTTGTAAGGCTTTGTGCTATGTTAAGAGTAGAAAACATATGACAACATAAGGTTTTAGCCAGTCAGTGCCTAAAACAGATGGAAACCAAATAAGCAATCTTTAATTGAGGACCTCACATGCAAAAGTCACTAacaccacctctgtcaaaaatgagataataatattaactgaatgctctcggcacgtattaaatgcagtgttgggggtaacgcattacaagtaacgtgcattacgtaataatattacttctAAGTAATATTtgaagtaacgcaaaagtaacgtaagtattactttccatgaaaagtaactaagtaacgcaattagttacttttttggggagcaACTTAATGaacaagtttggtattttacacttaaaggcctgttttcagattgtttatggtgaaatagaacggttttgactgaaatttcgacatatgcggctgccccgagaattttcggatgtttgtttcttacctcccacctctacaatgggtgtataagtgcactggaacaatccttcctaaaatgcattaaactttcgtttacaaagacatgaaaatcaccgagtggtcaggggtgttcactgatatgctcacacaaaaattgctgcaaaagatgctttccaacaggtgttttagcattcgttgtaaagttgtggacctatttttttaaacgCCTCACACCTGTATATTCTTCCGCTgtgagcttgaataatagacacaccattggtggcgataatccacctttgccaattgcaagaatagaaacaaagttcccggcgcggagtaataccgtacctcacagcacatctaatacaagtcaatggatttggacaaaaactacgataaaacagctgttggaatgcgtcttttgcggcgatttttgtgtgagcatatcagtgaacacccctgaccactcggtgagtttcacatctttgtaaatgaaagtttaatgcattttagaaaggattgttcctgtgcacccataaagccattatagaggtgggaggtgatacaagaaacacccaaaaattctcgggccagcatcatatgtcgaaatttcagtcaaaaccgttctatttcatcataaacaatctgaaaacagggctttaagtgtaaaataccgaacttgtcctttaacattgtaatgcattacttttaaaagtaactttccccaacactgattaCATGTTCATTAGAAGTATTTGCTTTAaatcccggcctcaggccattcataaaaaaactatttgttcattaagagtctgataagaaaatgctcatttacaagaaaacaagtCAGACACACGtcagagggttttgcatctgagctctacATTTTTTAAAGGCACCAATCATTGCACACTAGAATAACAATAGACTGAAAAGATGAGTTTTCACGAATAGgctcttattttttattaagcGATTCAAAGAAAGGTGTTACCTGGGTCcaacctcagcagactgcaAGTCCCCTACTGCCAGTGCTACGAGATAGGCAGGAATGGGATGATCCATAGTGAACAAGAAAGTGCTGTCTGCTTTTCTATGCTCTGATTTATTAGCAC from Paramisgurnus dabryanus chromosome 14, PD_genome_1.1, whole genome shotgun sequence encodes:
- the LOC135718925 gene encoding aminopeptidase B-like — encoded protein: MDKTLALHSDKAEDVATSSSYRQFKIQHFHLDLQVDFKQKVIIGTETIQLQCIQDGQSELRLDIHPTLSPQEISFTRDEQNWTTTDFLIREFTSYGTTLIVKFPTSFNFQDKFQVTIKYTASDGPGVCWLKPEQTAGKLKPYVFTQGQAVLNRSFFPCFDTPAVKSTYSAAVKVPDGFTAVMSANKSEHRKADSTFLFTMDHPIPAYLVALAVGDLQSAEVGPRTRVWTEPCLLQAAKQEFDNVIEEFLCVGEKLFGPYVWGRYDVLFMPPSFPFGGMENPCLTFVTPCLLAGDRSLANVIVHEICHSWFGNLVTNATWGEFWLNEGFTMYAQRRICRELYGEAYTCLEAATGKALLRQHMDNTGEDHPLNKLRVKIEPGVDPDDTYNETPYEKGFCFVSYLAHLTGDQARFDAFLKAYVEKFKYQSVMAEDALEFYLEYFPDLKEKNVHKTDGLDFDSWLNVPGWPPYCPDLSAGQQLMKPAEQLAELWVNQNLDLDAINQIDIKSWKTYQTLYFLDKIIEKSPLPDGNIKKLEEFYSHITGSNNSELKLRWAQIVAKNLHEPGYQHIRNFLTSQGKQKYTLPVYRALWNGSEETKALAVEIFSATSNQLHINVCNYVKKILA
- the LOC135718926 gene encoding aminopeptidase B-like, which gives rise to MDKTLTLRSDNAEDVATSSSYRQFKIQHFHLDLQVDFKQKVIIGTETIQLQCIQDGQSKLRLDIHPTLSPQEISFTRDEQNWTRAKFLIREFTSYGTTLIVKFPTSFNFQDKFQVTIKYTASKGPGVCWLEPEQTAGKLKPYVFTQGQAVLNRSFFPCFDTPAVKSTYSAAVKVPDGFTAVMSANKWEHRKADSTFLFTMDHPIPAYLVALAVGDLQSAEVGPRTRVWTEPCLLQEAKQEFDNVIEEFLCVGEKLFGPYIWGRYDVLFMPPSFPFGGMENPCLTFVTPCLLAGDRSLADVIVHEICHSWFGNLVTNATWGEFWLNEGFTMYAQRRVCRELYGEAYTCLEAVIGKALLREHMDNTGEDHPLNKLRVKIEPGVDPDDTYNDTPYEKGFCFVSYLAHLTGDQACFDAFLKAYVEKFKYQSVMAEDALEFYLEYFPDLKEKNVHKIEGLDFDRWLNVPGWPPYCPDLSAGQHLMKPAEQLAELWVNQILDLEAISQIDIKSWKTYQTVHFLDKILEKSPLPDGNIKKLEEFYSHITGSNNAELKLRWAQIVAKNLHEPGYQHIRSFLTSQGKQRYTLPVYRALWNGSEETKALAMEIFSATSNQLHINVCNHVKKILA